In Prunus dulcis unplaced genomic scaffold, ALMONDv2, whole genome shotgun sequence, the following proteins share a genomic window:
- the LOC117613208 gene encoding protein FAR1-RELATED SEQUENCE 5-like, which yields MSIADFSEREFAKVEEAERFYSNYALAIGFSIRRSRLRRSEGGVVMGRQWVCSKEGSRSKKWTNRDDMVRTPRKETRENCHATFAVKYCPNQDAYIVTKFVKEHSHRLANSHEVPFLRSHRCVTESNIAQSMSMRKASIKTNRTYDYMVDQAGGYKKVGFTSKDLYNRMDFERRQVVLDGDAQAAISYMNGKAIADPEFFCMFSVDEENRLANLFWRDSQSLHDYCCFGDVVILDSTYKTNVYDKPLVVFVGVNNHNATTVFGCAFLVDETADTYRWVLRTFLTSMKDKKPVSIVTDGDDARRVAIDEVFPDAHHRLCTWHIMRNVNTNVNNPEIVREFSYCVHGGLTPVAFEQHWQQMIDTYDLKGDWIEMMYRKRKRWAEAYCSGHFFGGNTTTQRVEGMHKNLKDGIGRGMRLVEGIPRIERSLLRLRNENVKDDFDSNNSHPLLRTHLRSLEEHAASIFTHDIYKLIRNEINKEAKLILVQPVRNNEDPRVYTFSKFGRPVEKWTVVYYTKEQHLQCSCKLFESSGIPCCHMFGVMKCEHMDEILPTLIMKRWTKDARRGSEIVVKSDDVPHETIQMARFGSLSVDFNKLCFYGSQTEVAYKRLKAECGRLNTLVETWKEQHEQTSLKLGCHNNVVRDPIVAKTKGKQTTGSKGKKAPQCGECKVTGHNKRNCPNLIVGEGGKRKRGYTSDMSDILSSFGPEDDTTVGNITFYSSSSAVHGTKMLSSSYTPPNSGFSCGEVSSGSTHYTSDGFTFDTPEYSVLESQFDTQASPRRDRNRFWVPFTPIK from the coding sequence ATGAGCATTGCTGATTTCTCGGAGAGAGAGTTTGCAAAAGTTGAGGAAGCAGAAAGATTTTACAGCAACTATGCCCTTGCAATTGGTTTTAGCATAAGAAGAAGTCGTTTGAGACGTAGCGAGGGTGGGGTTGTGATGGGAAGACAATGGGTGTGCTCAAAAGAAGGGAGTAGATCAAAGAAATGGACGAATAGAGATGATATGGTTCGTACACCAAGGAAAGAGACTAGAGAGAATTGTCACGCTACATTTGCTGTGAAGTATTGTCCTAACCAGGATGCTTATATTGTGACTAAATTTGTAAAGGAGCACAGCCACCGACTTGCTAACTCACATGAGGTGCCTTTTCTTCGTTCGCACCGGTGTGTTACGGAATCTAACATAGCACAATCTATGTCTATGAGAAAAGCCTCTATTAAAACCAATAGGACGTACGACTATATGGTTGACCAAGCAGGTGGATACAAAAAAGTGGGGTTCACCAGTAAGGATCTATATAACAGGATGGATTTCGAGCGTCGACAAGTGGTATTGGATGGTGATGCACAAGCAGCAATAAGCTACATGAATGGCAAGGCAATAGCGGACCCGGAATTTTTTTGCATGTTTAGTGTAGATGAGGAGAATAGATTGGCAAATTTGTTTTGGAGAGACTCTCAATCTCTACACGATTATTGTTGCTTTGGGGATGTGGTGATACTTGATAGCACGTACAAAACCAATGTATATGACAAGCCTTTAGTGGTGTTTGTTGGTGTAAACAACCATAACGCGACTACAGTTTTTGGTTGTGCATTTCTTGTTGATGAGACTGCTGATACATATCGTTGGGTACTCAGAACTTTTTTGACTTCTATGAAGGACAAGAAGCCTGTATCTATTGTCACGGACGGGGATGACGCAAGGCGCGTAGCGATTGATGAAGTTTTTCCCGATGCACATCATCGTTTATGTACATGGCACATCATGAGGAATGTGAACACCAATGTGAATAACCCAGAAATAGTAAGGGAGTTTAGCTATTGTGTGCATGGTGGTTTGACACCAGTAGCTTTCGAACAACATTGGCAGCAAATGATAGATACGTATGATCTAAAAGGCGATTGGATCGAGATGATGTATCGTAAACGGAAACGATGGGCTGAAGCATACTGCTCAGGGCATTTTTTTGGTGGGAATACCACCACACAACGTGTCGAGGGTATGCATAAGAACTTGAAGGATGGAATTGGTAGAGGCATGAGGTTAGTGGAGGGTATTCCACGGATTGAAAGATCGTTATTGAGGTTGAGAAATGAGAATGTGAAGGATGACTTTGATTCCAACAATTCACATCCACTCCTTCGCACGCACCTCCGATCACTAGAGGAACATGCAGCTTCTATTTTCACTCACGACATTTACAAGTTGATAAGAAATGAGATAAACAAGGAGGCAAAATTAATTCTCGTGCAACCCGTAAGAAACAATGAAGATCCTCGTGTTTACacattttccaaatttggaAGACCCGTTGAGAAATGGACTGTTGTGTACTACACGAAAGAGCAACATCTGCAATGTTCGTGcaaattatttgaatccaGTGGAATTCCGTGTTGTCATATGTTTGGAGTCATGAAATGTGAGCATATGGATGAAATACTTCCGACCTTAATAATGAAGAGATGGACAAAGGATGCAAGACGTGGGAGTGAAATTGTAGTCAAGTCTGATGATGTTCCCCACGAAACTATTCAAATGGctaggtttgggtcattaaGCGTTGATTTTAACAAGCTTTGTTTTTATGGGTCACAAACAGAAGTCGCTTACAAGAGGCTAAAGGCTGAATGTGGGAGATTAAATACTTTGGTTGAGACATGGAAGGAGCAACATGAGCAAACTAGTCTTAAACTAGGATGCCATAATAATGTTGTAAGAGACCCCATAGTTGCTAAGACAAAAGGAAAGCAAACAACGGGAAGCAAAGGCAAAAAGGCCCCACAATGCGGAGAGTGCAAGGTTACTGGTCACAACAAAAGAAACTGTCCAAATCTCATTGTTGGTGAGGGAGGTAAGCGGAAAAGGGGTTATACAAGTGACATGAGCGATATTCTTTCTAGTTTTGGACCAGAAGATGATACAACTGTTGGGAACATAACATTTTATTCCTCCTCGAGTGCTGTGCATGGGACTAAGATGTTGTCCTCTTCTTATACACCCCCTAACTCGGGCTTCTCATGTGGCGAAGTGTCTAGTGGCTCCACTCATTACACCTCTGATGGTTTCACCTTTGACACACCCGAGTATAGTGTATTGGAATCACAATTTGACACACAAGCCTCGCCACGTAGGGATCGTAATAGATTTTGGGTTCCATTCACCCCAATAAAATGA